GCGCAGCAAGCTGGCCGACATCAGGCCCGCCGCGTGCAGGTGAGCGGGTTGAATCGCTGCGGTGTTGCGCGCGGCCAGGGCCCCGACTGCTGCCAGCACGGGCAGGGCCCCGCTGCGCAGGCCGTAGCGAGCAGCGCACCGGCGACGCGCCGTTACTTCGGCTACCACAAGAAACAGCGGTAAATCAGCGGAGGCTGGCGGCGGGACAGGCATTTTGTAGGCGTTGCAGGAAATGAGGAAATGTGGGAGAGGAACTAGCCGGCCGACACACGCACACGAAGGTGGTTGTAAAAGAGTCGAATAGACCGGCGTTAGGGTGTACTGGGCTAAGCGTCCATCTGCTTCACCAAGTTGTAGAGCCGCTGGTAACCGGCTGCGTCCTCAGGGCCCAGCGTAGCGTAGAGGGCGGCAGCGGTTTGCCCCAAGTGCAGCACCGCGTTGAAGCGCTGGACGACCGCTTCGCCTTGCAAATCCTCGTTCAACTGACGCTCCAATTGGTCGCCCAACGTTTCTGACACCATTCCCCCGCTTTCGGACCGTTGGTAGAGCGGCAGGGGCTCGCTGGTCACCGCAGCCAGCAAACTGATTGGGCTAAAGGCCGAGGCATTGCCAACAATTTTGTGAAAAAATGAAAAGTCAGCCGGTTGGCTGCTCCCAATGGCCTCGCCTCGGGCAGCGGGCCCCGTGAAATAAGGCGCGAGCGCGGCACGCAGCGTGAAGGGTAACAGCCCCGCGGCATCCACCCGGTGGCGGATGCTGCCGTCTTCGTTCCAATCGCCGTCATCGTCACTGCCATGGATTTCAAGTAACTCCTGGCGCTGTCCCACGGCAAAATCGAAGAAATTGCCTCGATAAATCTTAAAGAAATCGCAGAGCTCCAGCCCGGCCAGTTGCACGCAGCGGTGAAGGTCCGTTAGGGCGTTGTCCAGCACCTGCAAACTGTAGAACGGGAGGGCCTGCTCGGCTGCGTGTTGGGTGCCGGCCGCCGCATCCTGGGCGACCAGCGCGGTCATTTGCGCCACGGTCTGCCGGGGAACGGCGACGAACTGGAGGCCTGCGAGGCCGCGCATGTAGTCGTTGAAGAGAGAGGCTAGGGTGCCGTAGCCTTCGATTGGCGTTAAGACGTGGATTCTCATAAGAAGGAAAATGAAGAGTTAGGGGGGCTGGGTACGCCGTTTGTAAAACCGGGAATGTTCAGTTTTATGAATGGTTTATCGTGTAAACCACCAATTGTCAATTGATTGAGCGGATACTGAGCAGGACTAAAAGGGAGGGTCGCGGTCGAACTGGGAAGTAGGCAGGGCCCTGGTCGCGTGGTCGTCCAACGCGTTGGACACTGTCACAGGAGCATCAGCTTCCAGGTCTTCGTAGCGCCCCGTTGCCATGTTGGAGCGCACAAACACGTTGGCTAGGGCCCCGTTGCGATGCTTGGCAATGATGAACTCTGTCAAGTCGGCGGTGGAGTTGCCCTCGCTGTCCTGCAGGGTGCCGTAGTATTCGGCCCGGTAGGGGAAAATCACAACGTCCGCGTCCTGCTCAATGGCCCCGCTCTCGCGCAGATCCGAGAGCTGCGGCTTCTTGTCGCCGCCCCGGGTTTCCACCGCCCGCGAGAGCTGGCACATGGCCAGCACCGGTATTTTGAGCTCCTTGGCCACAAGTTTTAGCCCGCGCGAGATGGAACTGATCTCCTGCTCGCGGTTGCCGCGGGCGTCGCCCGTCATTAATTGCAGGTAGTCCACCATAGCGAAACGCGCGCCGTGTTCTTGCACGGCTTTGGCAGCCTTAGCCCGGAACTCGCCCACGCTCAAGCCGGGCGTGTCGTCGAGCAACAGGCGTGAACGGGCCGTACCGGCGGCGCGGGTGCGGATGCTCTCCGCCTCAGCTGGGCTCAAGCGGGCCCCCTTGGTGAGCTGCGAGGTGGTGTAGCTTAGTTCGTTAGCAATGAGCTTTTTAACCAGTTGGCCCGCGCCCATCTCCAACGAGACAAAGAAGCCGGGCACGCCTGCTGCTTCGGCCATGGCGGCCATGGCCAGTGAGGCGCTGGTTTTGCCCATGCCGGGCCGCGCCGCCACGATGATCAAATCCTCGGGCTGCCAGCCGCCCGTCACCTTGTCGAGGGCCCACAACCCCGACGTCACCCCCGTGATGCCGTTGGGGGCCCGGGTCGCGGCCACGATTTCGTCCACGGCGGCGGGAAAGCGTTCGGCCACGGTTTGGGCCCGGCGCAGTTGCAGCGTGTCGTGCAGCTCGTTGAGCGTGCGCTGGGCCGCAGCCAGCAAGTCGTGCGGATCGTGGGTAGGCGAAAGCGCCTGATCGCGCAGTTGAGCTGCCATCTCTGCGACGCAACGCTTCGTGTGCAATTCGACCAGCTGCAGACAGTAGGTTTTCAGGTGTAAGTCCGACGGTACGCATTTGACGAGATGGCCCACATCGGCCGCGCCACCGGCTCTTTCCAGTAAACCATCCGTTAGCAACTGCTGAATTACGGTCAGTACGTCCACCGCATCGCCTTTGCTGTGAAGCACTTGTATCGTACGATACACGACTTGGTAAGCAGGGCGGTAGAAGACGGCCGCGCCGGCGCGTAGCAAGGCTATGGTTAGGCTAACGGCGTCGCGCGACAGGAGCATGTTCCCCAACACGGCGGCTTCAAGGTCGGTGTTGGCCGGTGGGGCAAGGAGGTCAGCGGTTGTCATAGGTAATTGTTTTGTTGTTGTTGCCGCACTTTGTCGGCGATGGCGAAGGGGGCAGCCACTGGCGGGGACCCGCCTGCGGGACCCGAGACACGGGACTTGAATGGTTCGGGGTTTTCCTCGTCGAGCCAACAGGACCCGCGCAGCCACGTCAGCGGGTTTTTCCGAAAATGCTTGTCTGGCGTCGCGGCCACGTAGGCCGGCACGGCGGCGAGCGCCGCGACGCGCTCGGCGGGCTTTAGCGACTGCCACTGCCCCTTCGATTTTTTACGATCCCGCTTGTAAGCGTAGGCGTCCCAAAACTCTTCGAAGCTGAGGCCCGGTGTGGTCGTGGTACGGGAAGGCGCTGTCTCCATTTCTGAGGGGAAAAGAGTAGCCTCTCTTCCACCAATTGGCGCACTTGCGGCGCTAGCCGCTGATGTATTATTTACCTGTAAACTCTCTGGAGTATTAAGTGTAGTATTACTGCCGGAATTTCCGGGTAGGGCGAGGGGTAAATTCCGGGTAGGGGTAGCCGGAATTTCCGGGTAGGCTGGGGGGGTATTTCCGTGTACCGGCGTTTTCCGGGTACCCGGAAAGTCCGGGTAGGGGTTGGCCGCGGCCTTGGCGGCAATGGCCGCCGCGACGGGAGCCAGTGTGCGGTAGAATCCGGTGCGTTCCCGTACGACGTGCTTCACTAGCAAGCCGTCTTTTTCGAGCAACTGGACCGCAACGCTGGCCGTGTCTTTGGCGATGGTGAGGCGAGCAGCTAGGTGGGCATCGGAGCAATCGCAGCAGCCGCGGTTGGCGGCGTGCAGGCTCACGATTTCGGCTAGCACTAAACGTGTAGCGGGCGGGTAAGGCAGGCGCAACACGTCGGCCGGCAGCGTTAAGGGCAGGGTGCTGGGATGAGCCATGGGCGCGCTTAGCGGAATAGCACTACTAAGCGGCCGCTCGCAATTCGGCGGGAGCGATACCGCACCTGAGCATGGCATCAAAGGCCGCCGTGAGCGTCTGAGGGATGCCAGCAGCGGCGATTTGCTCCAGGGTACAGCCTTGTTCGACCAATTCGTCCATTAAGGCCGCGGTGCAGGCCTTGGCTGGCTCCAGTTGGCGTAGCACCTGGCGGCCAGAGAGCGAGCTAACCCGCATTCCGTTTTCCACTGCGTCACGCCTGTATTGGCTAGGGGTCCGGGTGGTCAGCAACCACATGACTTGGCGGTGGTGCTGGATAAGAACGTGCGGGTCATTGGCAAGGCGCCACAAGTATGCGTTGGCCGCTTTGACGTGAGTTACCTGTACATCGGTGCGGGTTAGTGCGACTAAGGGCGTGGCCGCTGGCGCTGCCGACTGTGAGGCTCTCAATCGAGCTTCCATGCGGTCAAACTGGGCAATGTATTGCTCAAGGAAGGCGGCGGCGCGTTTTCCTCGGAACGCCAAAAGCAAGCGTACGCACCCCTGCCGGGTCATGACGACTTCCCGTTGCTGGCGATTACGGCTGTCGCGGTAAGTAATCGAATGATAATTCATTCGATCAAACTCTGGACTTACATCCAAGTTGTCCAGAGTTTGCAACAGGTTGCCATGCGTCATGTCGAGGTCCTTCGACATGGGCAGCGTACTGGTAATTGGTGTGCCCTTTTTTGATAGGTAAACCCCTGAGTTCTCGTTAACTTTGTCGTGCACTCCAAAGCACTCCAAAGCGTTGCGGTCGTCGGCATTCATATGCAGGCGGCCGTTTCGTT
This genomic stretch from Hymenobacter sp. PAMC 26628 harbors:
- a CDS encoding replicative DNA helicase, which codes for MTTADLLAPPANTDLEAAVLGNMLLSRDAVSLTIALLRAGAAVFYRPAYQVVYRTIQVLHSKGDAVDVLTVIQQLLTDGLLERAGGAADVGHLVKCVPSDLHLKTYCLQLVELHTKRCVAEMAAQLRDQALSPTHDPHDLLAAAQRTLNELHDTLQLRRAQTVAERFPAAVDEIVAATRAPNGITGVTSGLWALDKVTGGWQPEDLIIVAARPGMGKTSASLAMAAMAEAAGVPGFFVSLEMGAGQLVKKLIANELSYTTSQLTKGARLSPAEAESIRTRAAGTARSRLLLDDTPGLSVGEFRAKAAKAVQEHGARFAMVDYLQLMTGDARGNREQEISSISRGLKLVAKELKIPVLAMCQLSRAVETRGGDKKPQLSDLRESGAIEQDADVVIFPYRAEYYGTLQDSEGNSTADLTEFIIAKHRNGALANVFVRSNMATGRYEDLEADAPVTVSNALDDHATRALPTSQFDRDPPF
- a CDS encoding Rha family transcriptional regulator, translated to MNADDRNALECFGVHDKVNENSGVYLSKKGTPITSTLPMSKDLDMTHGNLLQTLDNLDVSPEFDRMNYHSITYRDSRNRQQREVVMTRQGCVRLLLAFRGKRAAAFLEQYIAQFDRMEARLRASQSAAPAATPLVALTRTDVQVTHVKAANAYLWRLANDPHVLIQHHRQVMWLLTTRTPSQYRRDAVENGMRVSSLSGRQVLRQLEPAKACTAALMDELVEQGCTLEQIAAAGIPQTLTAAFDAMLRCGIAPAELRAAA